The following DNA comes from Allobranchiibius huperziae.
GCTCGCGGCCGCCGCACACGGCGCCACCGAACGTCTCGGCATCGGCCTGAGCGCGCTCGACCCCGACCGGCGGCTGATCACGCTGGCGGGCGGTGAGGCTCTGGAGTACGACGGACTGGTCATCGCCACCGGCTGTCGGGCCCGCCGCCTCGGACCGGCCGACAGCGGCGAGGTGACACTGCGCAGCCTCGACGACGCGCTGCACCTGCGCGAGCGGATCGTCGACCGCCCCACGGTCATCGTCGTCGGGGGAGGGCCGCTGGGCATGGAGATCGCCTCGGGCTGCCTCGGCGCCGGCTGCGAGGTGACCCTGGTCTGCCGCGCGGCCCCGCTGCTCGCGCAGCTCGGGGAGCACCTCTCGGGTCTCTTCACCGCGGCCGCGACGGCCCGCGGGTTGCGCATCGTGACCAGCCCGGGCGCCGGCGTCCGTCGCAGCGGGAGCGGGTCGGTCGTCGACCTCGGCGACGGTCGTCGTCTCCTCGCGGACCTCGTGGTGACCGCGGTCGGTGACATCCCGAACACCGAATGGCTGGCGTCCAGCGGACTGGTGCGCAGCGGCGCGGTGCATGTGGACGCACGCGGACGGGTGCGCCCGCAGATCGTGGCCGCGGGTGACGTCGCCGCAGTGCCATCGCGGCAGGGCGTACGCCGAATGCCATTGTGGAACAGCGCGATCGACCAGGCCAAGGTGGCCGCCGCAGGGCTGTTGCTCGGCGACGAGGCACCGGTGCTGGAGCACCGGCCGTACTTCTGGACCGAGCAGTTCGGTCTTTCGCTGAAGGCCGTCGGCGACCTGCCGTGCAAGGGCGAGGTCACGGTGCTCGAAGGCGACTCCGACCGATGGCCTGGGGAGGACCCGGAGAGCTACACGGCGCTACTGCGCTGGGAGCGAGCGGGTGCTGCTGCGACGGTGGCGGCGATCAACTGCCGGATCCCGATCCCGCGGATGCGCCGGCTCGCCATCGCGGCATAGGGGCCCGCGTTCAGGACCGCAGGTCGCTCTCGAGTGCGGCGCCGGCCGCTCGCAGCAACGCGATTAGAGCGGGCAGCCGCTGCTCGTCGAAGCGCACGCTCGGCATCGAGACCGACAGCCCCGCCACGAGGGCGCCGTCGCCGTCCCGGATCGGTACGCCGATCGCGACGACGCCCCGCTCGGAGCGGCCCTGGTTGAGTGCGAAGCCCTGCCGCTGGATCTGCGCGAGCTCGGTCCGCAGTGCGGCCAGGTCGGGCCGGGCCTCGGTGCTCTCGGCGTACCGCTCCGGCGCGTAGACCTCCTCCAGCTCCGCATCGGGCAGCTGCGCGAGCAGGAGCAGCCCGCCGCTCGTATGGTGTGCCGGGAAGACCATGCCCTCACGAGATCCCACCCGCAACGCCTGGTCGCACTCGACCGAGGCGATGAAGCGCGCCGTGTCCCCGGTGCGGATGGTGAGGTTCGCGGACTCCTGGACGACGTCGACGAGTCGGCGCAGGTGCGGAAGGGCGAGCGAGCGCAACTGTGCGGTGTGCGAGCGGGAGTGCGCTGCGAGCTCGAGGACGGGCCCGGCGTAGTACGCGCGCCCGGCGTCCTGCACCGCGAAATCGCGGTAGACGAGCATCTGCAGCATCCGGTGGGCGGTCGAGCGGGCGATGCCGAGCCGCTGCGCCGCCTCGGCCACCGTCAGAGCCCCTTCGAGCTGCAGCATCGTCGCCAGCCGCAAGGCGTGGTCGACCGAGGCGATCGCGTACGCCGGGGGTTGTTTCAGGTCGCGTGCCACCGGTCTCATCCGTTCTGCTGTGCAGAATATTGTGTTCTGCTGAGCGTAGCGCGGGTCACCATGGAGCTATGACCGCGATCACACCCACCTCCTCGCCCGTCACGCTGCACGCCGTGGACGCGCCCGGTCAGCCGGACGCGACCCCGGCCCTGCACGATCTCTACCGCGGTTTCGAGCAGGAGCTGCTCGTGCCGCTGTGGACCGAGATCGGCGACCTCATGCCGCTGCACCCGAGCTCGCACGCCGTACCGCACCTGTGGAAGTGGGACCGCCTGGTCGCCCTCGCCGACCGGGCCGGCCACCTCGTGCCCGTCGGTCGTGGCGGCGAACGCCGCGCGATCGCGCTGGCCAACCCGGGCCTGGACGGGCGGCCGTTCGCCACTCCCACCCTGTGGGCCGCGATCCAGTACCTGATGCCCGGCGAGGACGCGCCCGAGCACCGGCACACCCAGAACGCCTTCCGGTTCGTGGTCGAGGGCTCGGGTGTCTGGACCGTCGTCGGGGGTGACGCCGTCCCGATGAACCGCGGCGACTTCCTGCCCCAGGCGGGCTGGAACTGGCACGCGCACCACAACGCGACCGACCAGCCGATGGCGTGGATCGACGGCCTGGACATCCCGTTCCAGTACCTCACCGACGCGCAGTTCTTCGAGTTCGGCCGCGACCGGATCTCCGACGCCGAGCGGATCACGCCGGCGTTGTCCCGCTCCGAGCGGCTCTGGGGCCACCCCGGTCTGCGTCCGCTCGGGATCGAGCACACCGCCGCCGGTTCGCCGCTCCTCGCCTACAAGTGGGAGCACACCGACCGTGCCCTTGCCGACCAGCTGGCGCTGGAGGCAGAGGGTCAGCCCGGCACCGTCGAGCACGGGCACGCCGCGGTCCGCTTCAGCAACCCCGTCGACGGCCGGGATGTGCTGCCGACGCTACGTACCGAGTTCCACCGCATCGCCCGCGGATCACAGACGAGCCCGGTGCGCGAGACCGGCTCGAGCGTCTATCAGGTCTTCGACGGCTCCGGCAGCGTCACCGTCGGCGACCACACCTGGTCGGTCACCCGCGGCGACCTGTTCGTCGTGCCGTCGTGGCAACCGTTCTCCGCCCGCTCCGAGGCCGGGTCCACCGACTCCGACTCCGGGGCGCTCGACCTCTTCCGTTTCACCGACGCGCCCGTCTTCGAGGCGCTGCGACTCGACCGAACCCAGAAGGATTCCTGACATGAAGCTCGCCACGATCCGCCTGTCCGGCAACGACACCCGCGCGGTGCGCCTCGACGGCGACCGGCTCGTCGACCTCGGGGTCGACGACCTCGGCACCCTGCTCGCCGACCCCGCTTGGCGAGACGTCGCGCGCGACGCCACCGGCCCGACGTACGACGTCGCGGGCGCCGACTTCGCGCCCGTCGTGCCCGACCCGAGCAAGGTCGTCTGCGTCGGGCACAACTACAGGAACCACATCCAGGAGATGGGCCGGGAGCTGCCGTCGTACCCGACGCTCTTCCCCAAGTTCGCCGACAGCCTGATCGGCGCCAACGACGACATCGTCAAGCCGGACGAGACCGACGCGCTGGACTGGGAGGTCGAGCTCGTGATCGTCATCGGCGAGCGGGTACGACGCGCCGACGACGCCCGGGCCGAGGCCGCGATCGCCGGATTCACCGTGATGAACGACGTGTCCATGCGTGACTGGCAGAACCGCACCATCGAGTGGACCCAGGGCAAGATCTGGGACTCCGCGACCCCGGTTGGGCCGTTCCTGGTGACCCCCGACGAGGTGGGCGGCGTGCGCCCGGCACTGCATGTCAGCACCACGGTCGACGGTCAGGTGATGCAGTCCGACGACACGGGGACCCTGCTCTTCGATCCGGTCTTCCTGGTCAGGTACATCTCTACGATCATCACGTTGCGGCCCGGTGACCTGATCGCCACCGGTACGCCGGCCGGCGTCGGGCACGCGCGCGACCCGAAGGTCTACTTGGTCGGCGGCGAGACCGTCGTGACCGAGATCGAGGGCCTGGGTGCGTGCACCAACCGGGTCGTGAAGAGCTCCTGATGGCGCACACGTTCGCCGATTCACGCCGGTGGATGACCGACGGCACGACGCTCCTCGCCGACGAGGTCGCCGGCCTCACCGAGCAGGAGTACGACGCCCCGACCCTGCTGCCGGGATGGACACGGCGACACCTGGTCGCGCACGTCGCGGCCAACGCCGACGCCCTGGGGCACCTGGTGCACTGGGCCGCCACCGGTGACGAGACCCCGATGTACTCCTCACCGCAGGACCGGGCCGCGGGCATCGAGCGCGGCACGTCGATGTCCGCCGACGAACTGGGGGAGTGGCTGCACGGGTCGGCCGACCGCCTGGCGGCCGCGATGGCGGAGCTGTCCGACGAGCAGTGGGCGGCACCGGTCGTGACCGCTCAGGGCCGCACCGTCCCCGCCACCGAGACCCCGTGGATGCGGTCGCGCGAGGTGTGGGTGCACGTCGTCGACCTCGACCGCGGTCATCGTTTCGAGGACCTGCCCCCGGACTTCCTGACTGCGCTCGTCGAGGACATCACCGCCAGGCGCGGAGAGGTGCCCCCCGTCGACGGGCCGCTGCCGCAGGTCGCGGCGTGGCTCGCCGGTCGCCCGCACACCCTCACCGACGCCCCGGCACTCGCGCCCTGGCTCTGACGCCTCTTGAATCTGGAAGGAACGACACCATGAGCGACCCCGAGGTGATCGTCGTCGGCGGTGGGATCGGCGGGCTGGGCGCGGCGTACGCGCTGCGCCGCCAGGGCCTGCGCGTGGGGGTGCTGGAGCGGTCGGCCTCGTTCGGTGAGGTCGGCGCCGGCATCCAGCTCGCGCCGAACTGCACCCGCATCCTGGACGCGTACGGCCTGCTGGACGAGGCCAAGGCGCTCGGCGTCGTGCCGGACTCGATGGTGATGCGTGACGCCACCGACGGCAGCGAACTGACCCGGCTGGACCTGCGCGCCCTGGAGGAGCGCTACGGCTCCCCCTACATGGTGATCCACCGCAGCGACCTGCACGGGCTGTTCCTGCGGGCGTGCGAGCGCGCCGGTGTCGAGCTGGTGCACTCGCAGCAGGTGGTCGGGTACGAGAACACGCCGACCGGTGCGCGGGTGTCGTTCGAGGACGGCCGCACGCAGGAGGCGCGAGTCGTGATCGCCGCCGACGGTCTCAACTCCGTCGCACGCAAGCTCCTGGTGGACGACGAACCGGTCTCCTCGGCGTACGTCGCCTACCGCGGCACGGTGCCGGCCACCGAGGCGCGCGTGGCCGACGTCGACCTCAGCGAGGTCGCCGTCTATGTCGGCCCCGGCTGCCACTTCGTGCACTACGGGCTGCGCGGCGGCGAGCTGCTCAACCAGGTCGCGGTCTTCGAGTCGCCCAAGGCCCTTGCGGGGGAGTCGGACTGGGGCACGCCCGACGAGCTGGACGCGGCATTCGCTCGGACCTGCGATTTCGTGCGGGACGGGCTGCCCTTCATGTGGCGCGACAAGTGGTGGCGGATGTACGACCGCGACCCGATCATGCACTGGGTGCACGGCAACATCGCGCTGCTAGGCGACTCGGCGCATCCGCCCCTGCAGTACATCGCGCAGGGCGCGATCATGGCGATCGAGGACGGCTGGGTGCTGGGGGAGCACGTCGCCCCGCACCAGGGCGCGGACGGGTCGGTCGACTGGACCGGCGCGCTCGCGGCGTACGAGGCGGTCCGCCCCGAACACTGCCGCCGGGTCGTGACCACGTCCCGGGCGTGGGGTCAGCTGTGGCACCTCGACGGGTTGGCGCGCGAGCAGCGCAACGCGCTGCTGCGCGGGCGGGACACCCGCGACTGGTCGTTCATCGACTGGCTCTACGGCCCGACCGCTCTGGAGCCGCGGGACGAGCCGGAGATGTTTCACCCCGTGCCGCTCGCCTCGGCGGGTCACGACCCAGTGCCTCCTGCGTCGCCGGCGCAGCCCGTCGTTGCGGTCGCGGCCGGGCGCGGGTAGGACTGCACGTACGACGCGGGGTGCGACCCGCCCGTACGCCGTCTCGACATCAGGAGAGTGGATGGGCACCGCACCGATCGCCGTCACGGGAGTCACCGGGTACGTGGGTGGGAGAGTGGCGGCGTCATTGGCGGACGCCGGCGTGCCGCAGATCCTGCTGGCCCGCGACGTCGGGAGGGTTCCGCGGTTGCCGGACGCGCAGAGCCGCGCGGTCGACTACTCCGACGGCGACGGCGCCCGTCGCGCGTTGGACGGCGTCGAGGTCCTCCTGATG
Coding sequences within:
- a CDS encoding NAD(P)/FAD-dependent oxidoreductase, giving the protein MTVRRIVVVGNGIAGLTAADSLRAGGYDGDLTMVGDEPHAAYSRPALSKALLRDLDDLTSHQLAAAAHGATERLGIGLSALDPDRRLITLAGGEALEYDGLVIATGCRARRLGPADSGEVTLRSLDDALHLRERIVDRPTVIVVGGGPLGMEIASGCLGAGCEVTLVCRAAPLLAQLGEHLSGLFTAAATARGLRIVTSPGAGVRRSGSGSVVDLGDGRRLLADLVVTAVGDIPNTEWLASSGLVRSGAVHVDARGRVRPQIVAAGDVAAVPSRQGVRRMPLWNSAIDQAKVAAAGLLLGDEAPVLEHRPYFWTEQFGLSLKAVGDLPCKGEVTVLEGDSDRWPGEDPESYTALLRWERAGAAATVAAINCRIPIPRMRRLAIAA
- a CDS encoding IclR family transcriptional regulator domain-containing protein — translated: MARDLKQPPAYAIASVDHALRLATMLQLEGALTVAEAAQRLGIARSTAHRMLQMLVYRDFAVQDAGRAYYAGPVLELAAHSRSHTAQLRSLALPHLRRLVDVVQESANLTIRTGDTARFIASVECDQALRVGSREGMVFPAHHTSGGLLLLAQLPDAELEEVYAPERYAESTEARPDLAALRTELAQIQRQGFALNQGRSERGVVAIGVPIRDGDGALVAGLSVSMPSVRFDEQRLPALIALLRAAGAALESDLRS
- a CDS encoding cupin domain-containing protein; amino-acid sequence: MTAITPTSSPVTLHAVDAPGQPDATPALHDLYRGFEQELLVPLWTEIGDLMPLHPSSHAVPHLWKWDRLVALADRAGHLVPVGRGGERRAIALANPGLDGRPFATPTLWAAIQYLMPGEDAPEHRHTQNAFRFVVEGSGVWTVVGGDAVPMNRGDFLPQAGWNWHAHHNATDQPMAWIDGLDIPFQYLTDAQFFEFGRDRISDAERITPALSRSERLWGHPGLRPLGIEHTAAGSPLLAYKWEHTDRALADQLALEAEGQPGTVEHGHAAVRFSNPVDGRDVLPTLRTEFHRIARGSQTSPVRETGSSVYQVFDGSGSVTVGDHTWSVTRGDLFVVPSWQPFSARSEAGSTDSDSGALDLFRFTDAPVFEALRLDRTQKDS
- a CDS encoding fumarylacetoacetate hydrolase family protein, with product MKLATIRLSGNDTRAVRLDGDRLVDLGVDDLGTLLADPAWRDVARDATGPTYDVAGADFAPVVPDPSKVVCVGHNYRNHIQEMGRELPSYPTLFPKFADSLIGANDDIVKPDETDALDWEVELVIVIGERVRRADDARAEAAIAGFTVMNDVSMRDWQNRTIEWTQGKIWDSATPVGPFLVTPDEVGGVRPALHVSTTVDGQVMQSDDTGTLLFDPVFLVRYISTIITLRPGDLIATGTPAGVGHARDPKVYLVGGETVVTEIEGLGACTNRVVKSS
- a CDS encoding maleylpyruvate isomerase family mycothiol-dependent enzyme, which encodes MAHTFADSRRWMTDGTTLLADEVAGLTEQEYDAPTLLPGWTRRHLVAHVAANADALGHLVHWAATGDETPMYSSPQDRAAGIERGTSMSADELGEWLHGSADRLAAAMAELSDEQWAAPVVTAQGRTVPATETPWMRSREVWVHVVDLDRGHRFEDLPPDFLTALVEDITARRGEVPPVDGPLPQVAAWLAGRPHTLTDAPALAPWL
- a CDS encoding FAD-dependent monooxygenase → MSDPEVIVVGGGIGGLGAAYALRRQGLRVGVLERSASFGEVGAGIQLAPNCTRILDAYGLLDEAKALGVVPDSMVMRDATDGSELTRLDLRALEERYGSPYMVIHRSDLHGLFLRACERAGVELVHSQQVVGYENTPTGARVSFEDGRTQEARVVIAADGLNSVARKLLVDDEPVSSAYVAYRGTVPATEARVADVDLSEVAVYVGPGCHFVHYGLRGGELLNQVAVFESPKALAGESDWGTPDELDAAFARTCDFVRDGLPFMWRDKWWRMYDRDPIMHWVHGNIALLGDSAHPPLQYIAQGAIMAIEDGWVLGEHVAPHQGADGSVDWTGALAAYEAVRPEHCRRVVTTSRAWGQLWHLDGLAREQRNALLRGRDTRDWSFIDWLYGPTALEPRDEPEMFHPVPLASAGHDPVPPASPAQPVVAVAAGRG